Part of the Sorghum bicolor cultivar BTx623 chromosome 1, Sorghum_bicolor_NCBIv3, whole genome shotgun sequence genome, CCTTTTGACCCTTTATTTTAATATGTATTCGTGGACCTATCTCTTTTTCAGATTGCTGCAATATGCCAAGAAGCTGGCATGCATGCCGTCAGGAAAAACCGGTACGTGATCCTGCCCAAGGACTTTGAGAAGGGCTACCGGACCAATGTAAAGAAGCCCGAGACAGACTTCGACTTCTACAAGTGAAGAAAGCTTGTTGATGTTAAAATAAAATGCATGCGCTCTTGTCGATATACTAACAAACTGGGACACATGCCATGTTGGATGTTAAGCGACAATGACTACAATTCAAACGGCATCATACCTTGTGCTGTTTGCTAGTGTGACAAATGCACCTAACCGTAGGTTGCATGGATGTCATCTGTACTAAATTTGTACTAACGATTTTCTTGTAATTGAGCCTGCAACACTTTCCTCTCATTATTCTGTCTGACAACCGACACAAGCCTTCGGCGTGTACGTGCGTGCATTTTTGTATTTTGATTGGAAACAAATGATGTTTCGGATGCGTCTTGGTAGTTTTTGCTTCCAAAATAATTGTAATTCTTTTTCAGGTAATGGTTAttacatttttttttagaaGAACGATGTTGAAGTCTATATACCGAGGATAAAAATCTCGAAGATCACGCTAGAATGTGCATTCTGCCTTTTTCAGTTGTTCAGAATTTCATGACTAACTTCTCTgacattagtttttttttttgtaaaaaaaatggtACGTGTCAGCAATAGGAGCAAAGTACTTAGCACATGGCGAAATGACGCAATCATCTGGTTGACCGAGACAGCAATTTTCAATTTAAGCCAAAAGAATGAAGGGACACGGAGCATAGTAGTTTGACGAGCATGAGACCACCGATCATGCTAGCCATGAGTGGGAAATCATGGCAGCCACCCACCGGAATCATTGGAGCTCAGCTCAGCTCAGCCCGGCGACAAGAATGCTCCGGCATATCCCGGTGCGGTGTGATCCTGTGATCATTGGATCGGAGTTGGGGAGCATGCGGACACTACACGAAGCGACGCAGCAGTGGACTTGGCCGGTTGGGTGATGGGTTCGTGGTCAAAAAATCTCATCATCACGCGGGCGCGCGGTGGCGCCTCCAGATGCGGAGTTGCAGACGAACggtggtcgccgccgccgcaagcTGGGTGCGCCAGTGCAGTTGGTGGTTGGCGCCGGCAGGACGCGCGATGCCCAGCCCAGCTGATTCGGCGGAGCCTCGCGGCGCAAATCACGGGCCAAAAGAGTATGGGCCCGCGCTGCACCGCACCCAGCGTCGTGCCGTCGTCCGACCGGGTCCACACCAGTGGACTCATCCGGCCATCTGTGCCCGTGCGCGCGCGTTTCGAATTTTTTTGATCAAACCAAAAGTCTGGCTCCAGAGTACATGTAGACTTCCCTCTCTTAAAGTTGACGCCAGCACATTTGTTATTATAGTATGCTCACATTTAGTCCACCGACTGACACAAATCTCTGGCGTTGTATGTGCGTGCATTTCACTGTTACTTCCTTCGTGCTATAATACAATGTATTGTAGCTATTTTCAAACAAAAGATTCTGCATTGGGCACCTCacgatgcagactctatcatagagtctaaagttatttattacctcgaataatgtagacttagagtctaaataagacttggagtcttattttttctacctctttcttcaataaatatgctgccacatcagcaaaataccataaataatatgtaattaattgtcttgaactctgtgatagagtcttgcattgtgagtgccctaatacaATGCATTGTAgctattttcaaataaaaaaaagagaatataATAGACGCATATACCGATCACTTCACTTTCTAAATTATTGAAATTTGATCATATTCCCTCATAATTAAAGGGTACAATCTAAGTTTCTTTATTTAAGTAGACATTATCTTATTGTTCTTcgaatctcctacaactaaaaagaacaaaaggaAGATAATTTTTTCGTGCAACTTTTGTTTGGTGTAACCTCTCTTCTCTCCTTGCGACCCCGCATGCAGctccaaaaggaaaaaaatatgtACGGACGAAAAAGGGAATCCGGCACCACGGTGCGCACAATCAGTTCGGCTCCAAAAGGAAACCAAAATAGCATGTACACGAAAAGGAAAGCCAACATTTGACATGCGCCCGCGATGCCTCCTGTTGTTTCCTTAAAAAAAACCTGCGATCCATGCAAACCCTCCTAGCGAATCACCGTCTTTTTCTTTCCAAATAAAACCGGCGTTCAAAATCTTTTTCATTTCTGCAATAAGGAAGCAAACATATAACGCTGCAATCTGTTCCAAGCAAATAAAAAAGAAGCAAACAAACAACGCTATTCCAtgcagaaaaagaagaagaagcaatCAACGCCTGGTCTCATGCGATCGCTATTAGCACCTCCCGCGACCCAGCACGCGTGAAAAAAACTGCCTTCACTATGACTGCTCGACAGCCATCTCCTCCAAGCCCCCACTGCCGCCATCAGGTCTGATCCCTGCGATCCGCTACCGCAATTCTCCGACACCCCGTGGCAACTCGACGGTATCAATCTGCTACTCCAGACCAGCGACGCCTGTCCATCGCCAAGGCCAGCGTTCATCAACCCTCACCTCCTTCGCGATCTGCATCCCGGCCACACGACGCCTGTCTCCCTCACGATCTGCTCCTTGGTCAGACTTTATACATGGCACGACAAGTCATGCTAAAAATTGCCAAAATCCTGTCTATTATAGTATGTATTGATAACAGTTATAATGCATGATTAAACCTTTATATGAACTAATAACAGAACCATGCATTTGGCTCTAAAAATAGAAAACAATGTTAATCATGATTTACTTTGAAAATTAGATGGGTTTTGTTTCAGGAAAAAAATAAATCTAAACACTGTCTGTTCAAGTGTCCATTTGAAACAAATTGACTGATTCCAACAATGAGAAGATGATTTGAAGTACCCCACTATAGTATAGTGCAACTATGCAAGGGAATGCATATTTTCATTGTTATAGCATTGTCAAACTGCTAGCCTATTTACCTGCACTTTATTGAGAAGTTCTCGATATGTTTTTGATCAGACCGGTTTCCAGTTAGATCACCATCAACAGTGACTTGTTCAGAGTCTGACTTCACTATTTAATTAGAGATGTAGTAGTCCATCAGTGGCCTGCACAAGCTGTGGCAGGAATCATTAGTGCCAATTATGTGCACTTCCATGTTGGCCCGCATGAGCTGTGGCAAGAATCATTAGCGCCAATTCTGTGCAGTTCTATATTgcatgatggttaaatttactTGTAAAGCTATATATGATTTCACTACGGCCATCTCATATCTAATAGGATTGTTGATGCATTATCTACAATATAACCGAAAGCAACAAGAAGTCATCCCCTAAATTAAAAAATTACTAAAAAAACCTTCATTCTAACATTCAAAAGAATACAATAGATGCATAAATTGTATAGGGACAGCACGCTGGAAAACACCGCTACGGGACAACCAAACTTTTATAATAAACACATGGAAAGGTCTATAAAGTAGAGTTTGTGAGCCTGCGACGTCGTTCATAAACTTTGTGGTTTACATTTAATATTATTTTCATGTTGATACTTAAATTTTATAGTATTAAAATCTTATTGTGCAATATATGTATTTTTAATATAAATTGTtagttatcccgtagcaacgcacgggcatactaCCTAGTATATATTATATTTGAAGACACCTCCAAATACCAAAATGCACTTTATtctaggacggagggagtagctgATTGGAAACAAATGATGGTTCGGATGTGTATGAATAATGATTATTTCAGTTGTTTGAGAGGAACGAACGATGTTGAAGATTGCACGAATTATCTAACTCGATGGAAGAACACGGTAGAATTAATTCACACTGCTTCAATCTGCCTTTTTCAGTTCTTGTACCAACTAATGTGtctgtgatggagaatcttaaaaaggttTTAATTTTttgtggaactaaacaaggcctaagaaattCATGTCCAACTTCTGTCCGCGGTGCGTTCTAAGAAATTGCATACCAAATTGGGGCTCCAACTACCTGACATTCgccattttctttagaaaaaagaATAGTAGTACGTGTTCGAGAATAAGTTTATGGATAGATAGAGGATCAAAGTACTTAGCACATGGCGGCGAAATGACTATTAAAGCCAAAACAATAACGAAGGGACACGAAGCATTAGTTTGACCAGCACCAGCAGCATACTATACTGTATGCATGAGGCTGATCATGCTAGATATGAGTGGGAAATCATGGCAAGCACCCACGCACTGGAATATATCACTGAGGCTCAGCCGAGCGACAAGAAGGCTCGCTCCGACATGTTCCGGGTACGGTGTGATCATTGGATCGGAGTTGGGGAACAGCATGTAATCATGCGTGCGGACTCTGCACAACGCTGTGGTCGAACTGTGAGTCCCCGCCGTCGTGGTCGCCGGCGCTAGCTGAGTGGCACTGGCACCCCTTGCTGATTGGCGCCGGCAGCCGCGGGCAGGACACCGACGCGTTGGCGCGTTGCGCCCGGCAGATTCGCCGCCAGCAGAGCCTCGCCGCGCTAATCACGGGCCAAAAGCAGAAATCTATGGCCCGCGCACCGTCGTCCGTCCGCACTCCGCACCCCCCATCCGGTCGGTCATCCATCCGTGCCCGTGCGCGCGCTCGTCGATCGAACCAAAAGTCTTTGCTAGGCGATGGCTCCAGCTGTGCAGATGATCGATGCCATTGTGGTAGTTTTATACTACTCCAGCTATAACCCTCTGCGTCTCTGCAGTGTAGGCGCATGTGTTTTTCGTACGATGCTCCTTGCCTCCTCCTACGTCAACTCCTGCTACTGATGGTGCCAAATGGGCTAAGAGCAACTTCAACAGGGCCCTACTCAAGCCCTAATAGCTAAATATGGGTGCCCAGTCTAAAAACAATACTCCAGCAGGGCCCCTACTCCAGACCTCATATTTGGCTGGGCACCCATATTTCTCCCCAGACCCCATTCCTGTTGGCCCAACAGGGCAGCCCCCATCCTCCATCGCGTGTCATAGCCCCAGCGcatgctccctctctctctctacctTTGCATGTGTATGACACCCTACGGTAACCGGCTCAATACTCTAATTGTGTCCATgtccaaaagaagaagaaagaggaagaatAAAAAGACACTGACGAGTGGGACCCTTCTGTCATTCTCTCTGGAATAGGTTTGGGGGCCCAAATTTCAGTGCTACTGTTGGAGTTGAAGCAAAAAAGTTGAGCCCCAAGAAGTAGGGGGAGCACCCAAATTAAAAGTAGAGGCCTAGTTTTTGGGGCTACCGCTGGAGTTGCTCTGGCATACATCCTTGGTTttcttttatcatataaatgtcatccatcattttttttatttaatctAGAAAATGAATTGTTTTTAATATTTTAGCTGTAATTCAATGGCACGGTAACTTTCGAAAGTACTCACCATTCGAAATTATTAGACGTTTCAATTTTTTCTTAATAATACATAATTTTTACTATACATTTAAATATTCACTATGTCTGTATATATAACAAAACAATATATCCACAATATAGTTAAACCATATTATAATTTAATTTCAAACAGAGGGAGTAGTACTATCCCGTTGTTCTCTTCAGGTCTATTCATAGGAATGTTTGAATGACTTAGAGCTTGAGTGCACTATTCTAAGAGGCTAGTTCTCCTAGAagcaacttaggccttgtttagtttcaaaatttttgacaaaataagcaccgtagcattttcgtttgtacttgacaaatattgtccaatcatagaccaactaagctcaaaagattgtcCACCTGCTGTTATATTGTTGGATAGTGAGTTGAAAATGGATATAAACTATTAGTATATATTAGCAACTCCAAATCTGTTAATAGAACAAATAGTTAGCGGCCTTTAGGAAATAAATAGCAGATTTAAGCATGTTTGTTTGGATCGTACTATTTTTAACTGATAAATTTACGAAAAATCTGTATGTTGCCCGGGCATTATTTTTGTTTGCGTCACTCGGATTTGTGGTTGTCTGATGTTTCCCTTGAGCTGATCCTGACCGTCCATCTTTCTTTACTTTTTGCTTTGTGGGTCCCATTTGTCTGCTGCCACTGTTTGAATTTTTGGGAACCACACTCATTAACTGCAACTCTTTGCACTGTATGTAGTTACTCTCCTTATTTCTCACACCCTTAGATTCTTACAGTCTTTTATTGTAATATTTACATTGATTTTATCAGTGTAAATTTCTTGTATTACTGGTGTAAATATGGTTTCTTTATCTgctctatgtaatttgtttgtaATGTTTGTTTTCACTTTGAATTTCTTTCAATTTGCCTTCCAtaaaattaatctgtcatttgaCATTTGTATTTTTCTACAGTCTAGAATGTGTATGTTTAATTTGTTTTTCAATTTGAATTTCTTCCTATTTGCCTTCCATAGAAAAAAATTGTCACATTTTATTTGATTTTTGTCTTTCTTTCAATTTGTTTTTGATAGAATTAATTTgctattttttaaatttttattcAGATTTTTCCCTGGATCCTTTCTTTTATATCTGGTCCCTTTGATATAGATCTTGTAATATTAAATTTCAGGTATCTGATTGTCTTTTGTCATCCGTTTTTTACTTGATGTGAGATTCGAGTGTTTTAAAGGCTTCTGTCACCTGGGTGACAGGAGGCTTGGAAACACCTGAGTTTGCAGTAGACAGATTCTAAATTTAGTGCTAATGCAAACGAGCCCAAAATTTGGCTTTTGTTACGATGATACCCCTTCTCTCCATCATCATCCTTACAAAAACACATTCGTGTAGTCGGTCGTGCTCGGCGAATTGCCGTTAATTAACCGAATTTCATTTTCCGAACCCACGTGTGTGCCTCCTtgtaaaaaacaaaaataacacACCCCACACCTAGCCTTGCATTGACAATATCCTCACCACGTTAATTACGGCCTAAAATCAACCCGGCCAGCTACCTGCGTGACTCCCATGACGCCGGCGACGGCATCGTCGACGCTGTCCTGGCCGTCCCAGTGCCCGACGAAGCAGTGGTCGCCGACGACAGGCGCGGCGTGCCGACCTGCTTGATGGCCACGTTCGGAAGCGGGCTGTGCCTCCGCCGCTCCTGCTCCTTCACCAGCTCCGCGGCCAGCGCGTCCACCTTCTCGGCGTTGGTCCGCTCCGACAGCCTCCGCCCGCGGAACAGCACCGACTCCACGTTCCGCTGCGCTAGCATCATCGCTCCGGCTGCGGCCGCGGCCGCTTCGTGGGCCGCCGGCGCCTTGCTGGCCTGGATGCGCACGTAGCTGCTCCCGCACGCGTGCCCGAACGCCATGGCCACTGACTCGTCCACCATGTCCGCGACGCCCTCGGCGGTCACGCGCGCCAGCTCCCGCGGCGACGGAGAACGCGTGGGCATGGGCGTGCTCGACCCGTCGCGCACGACGGTGGCCGAGGTGCCGGCGCCGATGGAGAGGACGAGGAGGTCTTCGACGCCGGTGGCGAGGGGGAACTCCTGCTTGTTGTGGAGCACGTGCGTGATGGCCGCCGCGGCCGGGTTGCCCATGGCCGCCACTCCCCCGGACGCCCCGGCGATTGCCGTGGCACCATCGACCGACCTCACACACGCGAGCGCGCCGCCCGCGGCGCAGGTGGCGGCGCACACGTCGCGGAGGCGGAAGTCGAAGCTGTCGCTCTCGACGGCGTCGGCGCGCGAGAACACGAACGGCGCGGCCGTGCCGAGGTCGTAGCACGGCACGAGGAGCGGCGCCACGGTGTCCCTGAGCGTCGCGTCGCCGAACACGCGGCGGAACATCCGGTCATCCGCGCCGCCGCGTGCGCCGCGGAAGAGCTTCGCCCACCGAGGCCCGCGCCGGCCTCCTCCCCAGCCTTTGCCGTTGCCGCCGACGCTGGCGGCCACGAACGCGAGCGCGTCCTGGGCCGAGTACCGAGGCCGGCCGTCGGCGCCCCTCAGGAAGAGCATCGCGGCGAGGACGGCGCCCGCGCCGGCGCCCGCGGCCACGTCGAAGAAGTCGGCGACGCGCGCGTCGGGGTCCCCCGTGCAGTCGCGCAGCTTGGCCTCGAGCCTGGCGAGCGCCGCGGCGGCCAGGAGCGCGTCCTCGGCGCCCGCGCCGCAGCCGTCGATGGCGAGCACCCGCACGCGGCCGCCGTCGAGGAGTGCCCGCGCGGGTGTCCCGGGGCCGGACGGGCACCAGCCGCCGAGGAACCTGCTCTCGAGCAGGGAGAAGAGCTGGTGGCTGAGCTTGTCCACGCACGTGGGTGGCGACGCCGGTGCCGCGTAGGCCTCCATGGATGGTCCAGGAGCAAAGCAGCAGGCCTAGGAGAGCTTGTTGCAGCGAAGCTAGAGACTGATCGGAGCTCGTGAATTAATCGTGAATGCGAGTGAGAGACTCTGCGATGAGTCCCCGTCTGCTCTACACACGAGTCTTTTATAGGGGCTACTGGCGCAGGTTAGCACCGGGCGGGCGCAAACGTGGCTGCGGCCGGACAGCTAGCGTACGGACGTGCCATGGCCGTCGGATCTGTGGTCGACGACGAGATCGGCGCCACGTGAAGAAGGCGGGAAGCATCCGCCACTTTGCCGGTGATTGGTGGCCGTGCGCACGCACCCGCCAGGAAGTTTCATGTCCGAAACTCCTGAAGTGCCCCGGTGGCCGGTGCGGCACGGCCGCTAGCTCCCCGGACTAGATGAGGCCACCACAAACCAGTCATCGACGGAGTTATTATCGATCCAACTGCGGGCCCACCTTGTCAGCGCGCGATGGGGCAGGGTCACCGACGGCGACGCCGACGGGATCGGGGATGGGGACTCGGGGTGAGCTGGCGAGACAACGGCGGAACTGCGAAGAACGCATGCGCTGCCAACTCGCACTGCGCGTTGAGCTTAACGAATCTGTCGGCCATTGAgtaatatttttatctttattcagcagtgttttttgtTAGGTTGATCTCAGGCCCAGCCCAACGGCTGGGGCCTCTTACCCCCTGgatcgcgccctgatcgggggcgcccaaccgatccatggttggtgggcccccgaCGCGCTGCGCTATATAAACAGGAGTGGGGGCCGCAGGCACGTAACCGGAGGTTCGCCGTGCACACACCCCACTCGACAAACCCTAGGCCATCCGATCAGGCTTGCGCAGTGGCGTCGGGAAGCACCACTGCGCCACTCTCCCACCCCGCCGTCGTCGGTCAGTGCCGGTGGAGGCCCGAAGGACGACGGGATCTACTTCGTCACCGCGTCAACGCCCTCAACATGGACGCCACCGGATCCGCTCTCGCCGGGAACGCCGATGGTCGAACCCTAACCTCTCTTTCTACTCAGTTGTAATAGATCTAGTgtatgcacatatatatatgtcacTGTATGCATTGTTTTTATCCCGAAACCCCGTTCATACTATTGCTAGTAGATCCTGTAGATCTATCAATGGTATCAGCCGATCTAGTAATAGATCGGGGTTTTCGGGTTTTACCCAGCAAGAACAGCAAGTAGAAGGAGAGGTTTTTCGAATTCCTAACCCTAGCGCTCAGATCCAAAACCCCAACCCTAGCACAAGAACCAGATCAGGGAAGGGGATTtcaaaaccctaaccctaaacagc contains:
- the LOC8062222 gene encoding patatin-like protein 3, which codes for MEAYAAPASPPTCVDKLSHQLFSLLESRFLGGWCPSGPGTPARALLDGGRVRVLAIDGCGAGAEDALLAAAALARLEAKLRDCTGDPDARVADFFDVAAGAGAGAVLAAMLFLRGADGRPRYSAQDALAFVAASVGGNGKGWGGGRRGPRWAKLFRGARGGADDRMFRRVFGDATLRDTVAPLLVPCYDLGTAAPFVFSRADAVESDSFDFRLRDVCAATCAAGGALACVRSVDGATAIAGASGGVAAMGNPAAAAITHVLHNKQEFPLATGVEDLLVLSIGAGTSATVVRDGSSTPMPTRSPSPRELARVTAEGVADMVDESVAMAFGHACGSSYVRIQASKAPAAHEAAAAAAGAMMLAQRNVESVLFRGRRLSERTNAEKVDALAAELVKEQERRRHSPLPNVAIKQVGTPRLSSATTASSGTGTARTASTMPSPASWESRR